One segment of Candidatus Melainabacteria bacterium DNA contains the following:
- a CDS encoding 30S ribosomal protein S11 — MAKSPKARTKKKERRYVLQGVVHIQSTFNNTIIASTDPQGQVIAWASAGTVGFKGAKKGTPFAAQQAAESVARRSMDQGMRQVEVLVKGPGAGRETAIRALQSSGLEITLIKDVTPIPHNGCRPPKRRRV; from the coding sequence ATGGCTAAGTCTCCCAAGGCTAGAACCAAAAAGAAAGAAAGACGCTATGTATTGCAAGGCGTTGTGCACATTCAGAGCACTTTCAACAATACGATTATTGCTTCAACCGATCCTCAAGGTCAGGTAATTGCCTGGGCTTCAGCTGGTACGGTCGGCTTTAAGGGCGCCAAGAAGGGAACACCGTTCGCCGCGCAACAAGCAGCTGAGTCAGTTGCTCGTCGCTCGATGGACCAGGGCATGCGCCAGGTCGAAGTCCTTGTGAAAGGACCCGGAGCTGGACGCGAAACTGCGATCCGCGCTTTGCAATCATCAGGATTGGAAATCACGTTGATCAAAGACGTCACCCCGATTCCTCACAATGGCTGCCGTCCTCCTAAGCGCCGCCGCGTGTAG
- a CDS encoding 50S ribosomal protein L17 has product MRHRVPGNKLGRPADQRKAVLRSLATELLRYDEITTTLAKAKAVQPEVEKLITKGKKGYLKDHHALYDKAKGGDVEAAKQVARAVHLRRQVSAYVYDRDVVARVFDEVAPRYADRKGGYTRILKAGPRRGDNTPMAIIQLV; this is encoded by the coding sequence ATGCGTCATAGAGTACCTGGCAATAAATTAGGACGGCCTGCAGATCAGCGCAAAGCTGTTTTGCGCTCCCTGGCAACTGAATTGTTGCGCTACGACGAAATCACAACGACCCTCGCCAAGGCGAAGGCCGTGCAACCTGAAGTAGAGAAGTTGATCACCAAGGGCAAAAAAGGCTACTTGAAAGATCATCATGCTCTCTACGACAAGGCTAAAGGTGGAGACGTCGAAGCGGCTAAACAAGTGGCTCGTGCTGTGCACTTGCGCAGACAGGTCAGTGCTTATGTCTATGACCGTGATGTAGTTGCTCGAGTATTCGATGAAGTGGCACCTCGTTATGCAGATCGCAAAGGTGGCTACACTCGCATTCTCAAGGCTGGTCCTCGTCGCGGTGACAATACACCGATGGCGATCATCCAACTCGTCTAA
- a CDS encoding adenylate kinase translates to MRILFLGAPGAGKGTQCKRLAAKLNLPHLSSGDLLREAVKQGTPAGVAAKGFMDKGQLVTDAILIDMFREKLSSPSCANGFILDGFPRNLPQAKALDVLLDELNAQLSCVINLDVDDSLLSDRITGRRTCGNKACAQVFHTKFAPPKKEGICDDCGSELTQRSDDKEELVAARLKTYREQTEPLIEYYGGKGNLQTVRGEGEPDEIFESILKTLNTNCLIKK, encoded by the coding sequence ATGCGTATACTTTTTCTCGGTGCTCCGGGAGCCGGCAAAGGCACTCAATGCAAGCGGCTCGCGGCCAAACTGAATTTGCCTCATCTTTCTTCAGGCGATCTGTTGCGTGAAGCCGTCAAGCAAGGCACTCCAGCCGGTGTGGCTGCAAAGGGTTTCATGGACAAAGGTCAGCTTGTTACTGACGCCATTCTCATCGACATGTTCAGAGAAAAATTGAGCAGTCCGTCATGCGCAAACGGTTTCATCCTCGATGGTTTTCCGCGCAACCTGCCGCAGGCCAAGGCACTTGATGTTTTGTTGGATGAGTTGAATGCGCAGTTGAGCTGTGTCATCAATCTGGACGTCGACGACAGTCTTCTTTCGGATCGTATTACCGGTCGTCGCACTTGCGGCAACAAAGCTTGCGCTCAAGTTTTCCACACAAAATTCGCTCCTCCTAAGAAGGAAGGAATTTGCGACGATTGTGGTTCCGAGTTGACACAAAGATCAGACGACAAGGAAGAACTCGTCGCTGCTCGTTTGAAGACGTATAGAGAGCAGACAGAACCTCTCATCGAGTACTATGGCGGCAAAGGAAACCTTCAGACAGTAAGAGGTGAAGGCGAGCCTGATGAAATCTTCGAATCGATTTTGAAGACTTTGAACACTAACTGCCTGATCAAGAAGTAA
- a CDS encoding DNA-directed RNA polymerase subunit alpha, protein MEPLKIKCLENKTGTDGSIYGKFVIEPLERGYGTTLGNALRRVLLSSLDGSAVSAVRIDGITHEFTTIPGVVEDVIDIMLNLKGLVVKTFSNDPQYIHLDVERPGVVTGRDLMCPTDATIINPDWPICTLAEGGRIRAEVTVERGRGYVPADSHSHYKQAIDVLPIDAVFMPVRKVSYNVEPTRVGESTDFDKLTIEIWSNGSIDATEAISQAARQIIEHLLPIAELSGKPMVPAAAAPAQTDGKHSSISIEELELSVRAYNCLKRANINSLGELLKLTYDDLMNIKNFGKKSADEVIERLRQFGLTLADTPKDK, encoded by the coding sequence ATGGAACCTCTAAAGATCAAGTGTCTTGAGAATAAAACTGGTACTGACGGCTCAATTTACGGCAAATTCGTCATTGAGCCGCTAGAGCGCGGATATGGCACCACTCTTGGTAATGCCTTGAGAAGAGTGCTGCTTTCATCATTAGATGGTTCTGCAGTTTCCGCAGTACGAATTGACGGTATTACACACGAATTCACCACTATCCCTGGTGTTGTTGAAGATGTCATCGACATCATGCTCAATCTAAAGGGTCTGGTTGTGAAGACATTCAGCAACGATCCGCAATACATTCACCTGGATGTTGAACGTCCAGGCGTTGTCACCGGTCGTGACTTGATGTGCCCGACTGATGCCACCATCATCAATCCAGATTGGCCGATTTGCACTCTGGCTGAAGGTGGACGCATTAGAGCTGAAGTGACTGTCGAGCGCGGTCGTGGTTATGTGCCAGCCGACTCACACAGCCACTACAAACAAGCAATCGACGTATTGCCAATCGACGCAGTATTTATGCCGGTTCGCAAAGTCAGCTACAACGTTGAGCCGACTCGCGTTGGCGAATCAACTGACTTCGACAAGTTGACGATCGAAATCTGGTCAAACGGATCGATCGACGCTACCGAAGCCATCAGCCAGGCTGCTCGTCAAATCATCGAGCACCTGTTGCCAATCGCTGAACTTTCCGGCAAGCCGATGGTGCCCGCCGCTGCTGCTCCTGCGCAGACAGATGGCAAGCACTCATCAATCTCCATTGAAGAGCTCGAACTCTCAGTTCGCGCCTACAACTGCCTCAAGCGTGCCAATATCAACTCGCTTGGTGAGTTGCTCAAGTTGACCTACGACGATTTGATGAACATCAAGAACTTCGGTAAGAAGTCTGCTGATGAAGTAATCGAGCGTCTGCGTCAATTCGGACTGACTCTTGCAGACACACCGAAAGACAAGTAA
- a CDS encoding 30S ribosomal protein S13 — MARIAGVDLPRNKRVEIALTYIYGIGRTTASKICEKLGVPDERRIQDLTEDEVTKLREEVEKTGLQIEGDLRRVEGLNVKRLIEINCFRGQRHRRGLPTRGQRTKTNARTRRGRKRLTVAGKKIAAK; from the coding sequence ATGGCTCGTATAGCTGGAGTGGATCTGCCTAGAAACAAGCGCGTCGAAATCGCGCTTACTTACATCTACGGTATTGGTCGAACGACTGCATCCAAGATTTGCGAAAAGTTGGGAGTGCCTGACGAGCGTCGCATTCAAGACCTCACTGAAGATGAGGTCACCAAACTCAGAGAAGAAGTCGAAAAAACTGGTTTGCAAATCGAGGGCGATCTGCGCCGCGTTGAAGGTCTCAACGTCAAGCGCTTGATCGAAATCAACTGCTTCCGTGGTCAGCGTCACCGTCGTGGTCTCCCCACTCGCGGTCAACGCACCAAAACCAATGCCCGCACTCGTCGTGGTCGCAAGCGTTTAACGGTTGCCGGCAAGAAGATTGCAGCAAAATAA
- the map gene encoding type I methionyl aminopeptidase has translation MILTQEADIELIRQAGKLAGEALEHIVKMVAPGISTWELDVAAEKVIRDGGGIPTFKGYRGFPCTICASVNEEVVHGIPNKKKVLKEGDVISLDIGATIRRQNNGSKFDFIGDTAITVPVGLVSARLQKLLDDTQKSLYDGIKAARASATLDEVGGAIEDIAKANSYGLVRDYGGHGIGPDYHEDPFIFNYRTGSRVKLKPGMVIAIEPMFNQGGDRVKTKPDGWTVVTQDYKPSAHFEHSLLITEGEPEILTKRPSEVI, from the coding sequence ATGATTCTCACGCAAGAAGCCGATATTGAACTGATCCGTCAAGCTGGAAAGCTGGCTGGTGAAGCTCTCGAACATATAGTCAAGATGGTGGCTCCGGGCATCTCCACCTGGGAGCTCGACGTTGCTGCTGAAAAGGTGATTCGTGATGGCGGGGGCATACCCACCTTCAAGGGTTATCGTGGATTCCCGTGCACTATCTGTGCTTCGGTGAACGAAGAAGTTGTACACGGCATTCCTAATAAGAAGAAGGTTCTGAAAGAGGGGGATGTCATTAGTCTTGATATCGGGGCCACCATCAGACGTCAAAACAATGGCAGCAAGTTCGATTTCATCGGCGACACTGCGATCACGGTTCCTGTAGGGTTGGTTTCAGCGAGATTGCAGAAGCTTCTTGACGATACTCAGAAATCTCTCTATGACGGTATAAAAGCCGCTCGAGCCAGCGCTACGCTTGATGAAGTCGGCGGCGCGATTGAAGACATTGCCAAGGCTAATTCATATGGCTTAGTACGCGATTATGGCGGACACGGCATTGGGCCTGATTATCACGAAGATCCATTTATTTTCAACTATCGCACGGGTAGCAGGGTTAAACTGAAACCTGGTATGGTTATAGCGATTGAACCAATGTTCAATCAGGGCGGTGATCGGGTCAAGACAAAACCCGATGGTTGGACAGTTGTAACGCAAGATTACAAGCCTTCTGCACATTTTGAACATTCATTGTTGATCACAGAAGGGGAGCCGGAGATTCTAACCAAGCGCCCTAGCGAGGTAATCTAA
- a CDS encoding 50S ribosomal protein L36, with protein sequence MKVRASVKKICDKCKVIRRKGRVAIICENPKHKQRQG encoded by the coding sequence ATGAAGGTCAGAGCGTCGGTCAAGAAAATTTGTGATAAGTGCAAGGTGATTCGCCGTAAAGGGCGTGTTGCCATCATTTGCGAAAACCCTAAGCACAAGCAACGTCAAGGGTAG
- a CDS encoding translation initiation factor IF-1, producing the protein MTKQGVIEFEGVIRESLPNAMFRVELDNGHKVLAHISGKIRKNFIKILPGDRVRVELTPYDLTRGRITYRIKD; encoded by the coding sequence ATGACTAAACAGGGTGTGATCGAGTTTGAAGGTGTGATCCGCGAATCGCTGCCCAATGCGATGTTTCGCGTCGAACTCGATAACGGCCACAAGGTCCTCGCGCACATTTCCGGCAAGATCCGAAAAAACTTTATTAAGATTCTGCCTGGAGATCGCGTGCGAGTTGAGCTTACGCCTTACGATTTAACACGCGGACGAATAACTTACAGAATCAAAGATTGA
- the secY gene encoding preprotein translocase subunit SecY yields the protein MTESVARRGGKIGGPEALIKLLGAAGLKERIFFTLAMIALYRIGVHIPIPGVDPTAFTKHPELAQNLLGMIDLFTGGALNKLSIFSMGIGPYITSSIIMQLMSVVVPKLEELQKNSGEQGRKQLQQYTRFATVGLAAFQSAMLANLLTKIQNPAVVIHPGLPFIINTTIILTACAVFIMWMGEIITERGVGNGASLLIFLGIASRLPVMVKNTYEAVQTAQSPVWGVAGLIFVFLCLVALIVCLQQGVRKVTVLGARRNLGRQVFSAPDDYMYLPVNPSGVMAIIFASSLLMFPSTIMSFVAQKKDPNQMINELIHGVPGLGAQFDTFAQQPWVQNAWSFITTEFTNMFSYYHWEHSVLYFILILFFAFFYASIVLPVRDMAENLRRSGKAIQGIRPGRPTSEFLEKTLNRLIVIGATAVAIIAILPIHAEQAFQVQTLQGLGSTSLIILVGVAIDTQRQILTHALSARYQARGLFRTGEKREI from the coding sequence ATGACGGAAAGTGTAGCCAGGCGTGGCGGCAAAATCGGCGGGCCTGAGGCGCTAATAAAATTGCTCGGCGCTGCCGGGTTGAAAGAGCGCATCTTCTTCACGCTGGCGATGATCGCTCTTTATAGAATCGGCGTGCACATTCCGATTCCCGGCGTCGACCCGACTGCTTTTACGAAGCATCCTGAACTGGCTCAAAATCTGCTTGGCATGATCGACCTCTTCACAGGCGGTGCCTTGAATAAACTTTCCATCTTCTCGATGGGAATTGGTCCTTACATCACGTCTTCCATCATCATGCAGTTGATGTCGGTTGTCGTGCCTAAGCTGGAAGAGTTGCAGAAAAACTCAGGAGAGCAAGGGCGCAAGCAGCTTCAACAGTACACACGTTTTGCCACGGTTGGTCTGGCTGCATTCCAGTCGGCGATGTTGGCAAACCTACTTACTAAAATTCAGAACCCGGCTGTTGTCATTCATCCGGGTTTGCCGTTCATTATCAATACAACGATTATTCTCACGGCCTGTGCCGTCTTCATCATGTGGATGGGAGAAATCATCACTGAGCGTGGTGTCGGCAATGGTGCATCGCTGCTTATCTTCCTCGGTATTGCTTCCCGCTTGCCTGTCATGGTCAAGAATACATACGAAGCTGTTCAGACCGCGCAGTCTCCTGTCTGGGGCGTTGCTGGTCTGATTTTTGTCTTTCTCTGTCTGGTGGCATTGATTGTCTGCTTGCAGCAAGGAGTGCGTAAGGTCACTGTTCTTGGGGCGCGACGAAATCTGGGACGGCAGGTCTTCTCGGCACCTGACGACTACATGTATTTGCCTGTAAACCCATCGGGCGTCATGGCGATCATCTTTGCCTCATCGCTTTTGATGTTTCCAAGCACGATCATGTCTTTCGTTGCCCAGAAGAAAGATCCCAATCAGATGATCAACGAACTGATTCATGGCGTTCCCGGGCTGGGAGCGCAGTTCGACACGTTCGCCCAGCAGCCCTGGGTGCAAAACGCCTGGAGCTTCATTACAACTGAATTCACCAACATGTTTTCCTATTACCACTGGGAGCATTCGGTGCTTTACTTCATTTTGATTCTCTTCTTCGCTTTCTTCTATGCTTCCATCGTTTTGCCGGTGCGAGACATGGCAGAGAATCTAAGGCGCAGCGGCAAGGCTATTCAAGGCATCAGACCAGGTCGTCCTACTTCCGAGTTCTTAGAGAAAACGCTCAATCGCTTGATTGTCATCGGTGCCACTGCCGTTGCCATCATTGCAATTTTGCCTATTCATGCTGAACAAGCTTTCCAGGTCCAGACTTTGCAGGGACTTGGCAGTACTTCATTGATCATTCTTGTCGGTGTGGCCATCGACACGCAGCGCCAGATCTTGACGCATGCTTTATCCGCTCGTTACCAGGCGCGCGGATTGTTCCGTACTGGTGAAAAGAGGGAAATCTAA